A single window of Methylocella tundrae DNA harbors:
- a CDS encoding MFS transporter: protein MKIPAHQHGGSPVILGAVCLAALILPLSFSGGAAATPAIGRELHGSPEALTWITNAFMLTFGSLLMAAGALADRYGRKRIFTIGVALFVLFSLALSVAPSLWVVDLLRAAQGVGAAAALAGGAAALAQEFDGHDRTRAFSLLGTTFGVGLAFGPLTAGLLIETAGWRSVFLTSSLVGALALFFGVPRMRETRDPDAATLDWPGTLSFTGMLALFTIGVIEAPARGWTDGATMGLLAGAAVLLAVFVCIEIHAVRPMLDLSLFRYPQFVGVQILPIATCACFVVLLVILPLRFIGIEGQSAVGAGLMMMALAGPMLVVPMAAAALTHRFSAHVISGAGLIIAAVGLVWLGTVDLNAGLAVLPPMLLIGIGTGLPWGLMDALSVSIVPRERAGMATGIFGTVRVAGEGVALAIVSAALTGLIGRALALSQAASMPSVPQASQRLAVGDMMGAVALVPGMDAPSLIRAYEAAFQTLTNILAAVTILCAITILWLLARAPTSEADALPKTRCLDSNGR from the coding sequence TTGAAAATACCGGCACATCAACACGGCGGCAGCCCGGTCATTCTTGGCGCAGTCTGTCTCGCGGCGCTCATCCTGCCGCTCAGTTTCTCCGGCGGCGCCGCCGCGACGCCCGCCATCGGCCGTGAACTCCACGGCAGTCCCGAGGCGCTGACCTGGATCACCAACGCTTTCATGTTGACCTTCGGCAGCCTGCTGATGGCGGCCGGTGCGCTGGCCGACCGCTATGGACGCAAGCGCATCTTCACCATCGGCGTCGCTCTATTCGTACTGTTCTCGCTGGCGTTGAGCGTCGCGCCATCCCTCTGGGTCGTCGATCTCCTCCGCGCCGCACAGGGCGTCGGCGCAGCCGCAGCATTGGCGGGCGGGGCCGCTGCGCTCGCGCAGGAATTCGATGGGCATGACCGGACCCGCGCGTTCAGCTTGCTCGGCACGACCTTCGGTGTTGGCCTGGCCTTCGGGCCCCTGACGGCGGGGCTGCTGATCGAGACCGCCGGATGGCGGTCGGTGTTCCTGACGAGCAGCTTGGTCGGCGCGCTGGCGCTGTTCTTCGGCGTACCGCGTATGCGCGAGACGCGCGATCCCGATGCCGCGACGCTCGACTGGCCGGGCACGCTCAGCTTCACCGGCATGCTGGCGCTTTTCACCATCGGCGTGATCGAGGCGCCGGCGCGCGGTTGGACGGATGGTGCGACCATGGGCCTTCTCGCCGGCGCGGCGGTGCTGCTCGCGGTGTTCGTGTGTATCGAGATCCACGCGGTGCGACCGATGCTGGACCTGTCGCTGTTCCGCTATCCGCAGTTCGTCGGCGTGCAGATTCTCCCGATCGCGACCTGCGCCTGTTTCGTCGTGCTGCTCGTCATCCTGCCCTTGCGCTTCATTGGCATCGAAGGCCAGAGCGCGGTCGGCGCCGGGTTGATGATGATGGCGCTCGCAGGCCCGATGCTCGTCGTACCGATGGCGGCTGCCGCGCTGACGCACCGCTTTTCGGCCCATGTCATTTCCGGTGCGGGTCTCATAATCGCGGCCGTCGGGCTGGTCTGGTTGGGTACGGTGGATCTCAACGCCGGCCTCGCCGTACTGCCGCCGATGCTGCTGATCGGCATCGGTACGGGTCTGCCCTGGGGATTGATGGACGCCCTGTCCGTCAGCATCGTTCCAAGGGAGCGCGCCGGAATGGCGACCGGCATCTTCGGCACCGTGCGTGTTGCCGGCGAAGGCGTCGCGCTTGCGATCGTCAGCGCAGCACTGACAGGTCTGATCGGACGGGCGCTGGCCTTGTCGCAAGCCGCATCCATGCCATCAGTTCCGCAGGCGAGCCAGCGCCTCGCAGTCGGCGATATGATGGGAGCGGTCGCGCTCGTCCCCGGCATGGATGCGCCCAGCTTGATCCGGGCCTACGAAGCAGCCTTTCAAACGCTCACCAATATCCTCGCCGCTGTCACCATCCTCTGCGCCATAACGATATTGTGGCTTCTCGCCCGCGCGCCGACCAGTGAGGCCGATGCTCTGCCGAAAACCAGATGTCTTGACTCAAACGGACGGTAA
- a CDS encoding MFS transporter gives MIGLVSTAVRQPAQDGGRPGWTLIVTSIGFVVVQLDITVANVALPEIATEFGASTSGLQWIIDAYSLAFATLLLTAGVAGDRFGSRRIFLAGLVVFGVASLACGLAPSTSILIAARIAQGIGGALILPTSLALIAHACGNDEAARIRMISWWSASGALAVAAGPMIGGFIISGLGWRPIFLINLPLCALGIWWTRTKIAESATYVDGRFDVAGLITAALALFMLTGTVIEAGARGWADPWVLAGFAAAAVVGIAFFKIEAITAKPMLPLGLFRLPGFSTAAFVGTVISLTFFGLVFVLSLYFQQVRGYSPAMAGLAFLPLTAVIMLANIVGGQLGARVGFWPPMAGGMLIAAAGNGLLSFHRLDSAAPFLTIALGLFLISIGTGVAAPAMMSAALAKVERTRSGTASAVLTTARQVGGAVGIALFGAFVAGGTQNIPSGGTLVFIVSAVLLLLGAGGAWLGR, from the coding sequence ATGATCGGCCTTGTCTCCACTGCGGTAAGACAACCCGCCCAGGATGGCGGGCGCCCCGGCTGGACGCTTATCGTCACCAGCATCGGCTTTGTCGTCGTGCAGCTCGACATCACCGTCGCCAACGTCGCTCTGCCGGAAATTGCCACGGAGTTCGGGGCGTCGACGTCCGGATTGCAGTGGATCATTGATGCCTACTCATTGGCGTTCGCGACACTGCTATTGACGGCGGGCGTGGCCGGTGACCGGTTCGGGAGTCGGCGCATTTTTCTGGCCGGACTCGTTGTTTTCGGAGTCGCGTCGCTTGCATGCGGGCTTGCGCCGTCGACATCGATCCTGATTGCTGCCCGAATTGCACAGGGCATCGGCGGAGCCCTGATACTCCCGACGTCACTGGCGCTGATTGCCCACGCGTGTGGCAATGACGAGGCGGCCCGGATCAGGATGATCAGTTGGTGGAGCGCGTCCGGCGCGCTGGCGGTCGCAGCTGGTCCGATGATCGGAGGTTTCATCATCTCCGGGCTTGGCTGGCGTCCAATCTTTCTCATCAACCTGCCGCTATGCGCGCTGGGCATCTGGTGGACGCGGACCAAAATCGCCGAGAGCGCGACCTATGTGGACGGCCGGTTCGACGTCGCGGGACTGATCACCGCCGCTCTGGCATTGTTCATGCTAACCGGAACTGTGATTGAGGCGGGGGCACGAGGATGGGCCGATCCGTGGGTCCTTGCGGGGTTCGCCGCCGCCGCGGTAGTCGGCATCGCCTTCTTCAAGATCGAGGCCATAACGGCCAAGCCCATGCTGCCACTGGGCTTGTTTCGATTGCCCGGATTTTCGACCGCGGCCTTTGTCGGCACGGTGATCAGCCTGACCTTCTTCGGATTGGTCTTCGTTCTCAGTCTCTACTTCCAGCAGGTTCGGGGTTATTCACCGGCGATGGCGGGGCTGGCATTTCTGCCGCTTACCGCCGTCATCATGCTCGCCAATATCGTTGGTGGACAGCTTGGGGCACGGGTGGGTTTTTGGCCGCCTATGGCAGGGGGTATGCTGATAGCTGCGGCGGGCAATGGGCTGTTGTCGTTCCACAGGCTCGATAGCGCAGCTCCTTTCTTAACAATCGCACTTGGCCTGTTTCTGATCTCAATCGGGACCGGAGTGGCGGCGCCGGCCATGATGTCGGCCGCGCTTGCCAAGGTGGAGCGTACACGCTCCGGCACAGCATCGGCGGTGCTGACGACGGCAAGACAGGTCGGCGGTGCCGTTGGCATCGCGCTCTTTGGCGCATTCGTTGCCGGCGGCACACAAAATATTCCAAGCGGGGGCACGCTTGTCTTTATTGTCTCGGCGGTTCTTTTGTTGCTCGGTGCCGGTGGCGCATGGCTTGGCCGATAA
- a CDS encoding VOC family protein: MQLANYLFFTTQCESALDFYTKCGLGRVTALMRHGDHGVPLASEGMRGKVMHARFEGPGLLFFASDNHDAEPMRGSAHMLIMDDRASTDRLFMALADGGKITTHLAVQPWGSYYGKLTDRFGVQWMLDCLS; encoded by the coding sequence ATGCAGCTTGCCAACTATCTCTTTTTCACGACCCAGTGTGAATCAGCGCTCGACTTCTATACCAAATGTGGCCTTGGTCGGGTCACGGCGCTCATGCGTCATGGCGACCACGGAGTGCCGCTCGCCAGCGAAGGCATGCGCGGCAAAGTCATGCACGCCCGCTTCGAGGGACCTGGTCTTCTGTTCTTCGCCTCGGACAATCACGATGCCGAACCGATGCGAGGCTCCGCTCACATGCTCATCATGGACGACCGCGCGTCTACAGACAGATTATTCATGGCGCTTGCCGATGGCGGCAAGATCACCACACATCTCGCAGTGCAGCCGTGGGGGAGTTATTACGGTAAACTCACTGATCGGTTCGGTGTCCAGTGGATGCTGGACTGTCTATCGTAG
- a CDS encoding LysR family transcriptional regulator, with protein sequence MSVELRDLRWALVAARHRSLRQAAETLNIRQSTLSRCLRDLEHKLDATLFERTNGGTRPTIEGQEFLDAARRIVEETEAITTRLKTRSRGESGRLTIGVHASLSAGNLRATLLDHRHRFPDVDTHLVDGSSDHLISDLANSAIDVAFVAENTPTWSDRLLSVWSERVVVALPENHPLTARDAVHWSELRSEALLLPQRGPGPEFLKLLISKVGSSDPCRLLRHDVALDRLLTMVGAGWGVLLALEGATGAAYPGVTFREVHDAEGSTRLNFHAYWRQANGNPSLRPFLDMLRERYPDITGAPALD encoded by the coding sequence TTGTCGGTCGAACTCAGAGATCTGCGCTGGGCGCTTGTTGCGGCTCGACACCGAAGCCTAAGGCAGGCTGCGGAGACGCTGAACATCCGCCAATCGACACTCAGTCGATGCTTGCGGGATCTCGAACATAAACTGGACGCCACACTTTTTGAGCGCACCAATGGTGGCACCCGGCCGACCATAGAAGGCCAGGAGTTCCTCGACGCCGCACGCCGCATCGTCGAGGAAACTGAAGCTATCACCACGCGCCTGAAGACTCGATCCCGAGGCGAGAGTGGTCGCTTGACCATCGGCGTCCACGCCTCACTCTCAGCCGGTAATCTCCGGGCCACCCTCCTCGACCATCGGCACCGCTTCCCCGACGTCGATACTCATCTGGTTGACGGATCAAGCGACCATCTGATCTCCGATCTCGCCAATTCCGCCATCGACGTCGCCTTCGTGGCCGAGAACACTCCGACATGGAGCGACAGGTTGTTGTCGGTATGGAGCGAGCGAGTGGTCGTCGCTCTCCCCGAGAACCATCCGCTGACAGCTCGTGACGCGGTTCATTGGAGCGAGCTAAGGAGTGAGGCACTATTGCTACCACAGCGCGGCCCGGGACCGGAATTCCTGAAGCTTCTCATCAGCAAGGTGGGATCCTCCGACCCTTGCAGATTGCTTCGTCACGATGTGGCGCTCGACCGGCTTCTCACCATGGTCGGTGCAGGCTGGGGCGTCTTGCTCGCGCTGGAAGGGGCGACCGGCGCCGCCTATCCGGGCGTCACCTTTCGCGAGGTACATGATGCCGAGGGGTCGACGCGGCTGAATTTTCACGCCTACTGGCGCCAGGCGAATGGCAACCCCTCGCTGCGCCCTTTCCTCGACATGCTTCGCGAGCGTTATCCAGATATCACGGGCGCTCCCGCTCTGGATTGA
- a CDS encoding GNAT family N-acetyltransferase, which yields MFAIEDQTISALHQPDPHIRPYRPEDAPRVAQIWQDSWNATGLGEGSLSDYQQRLASQGVAWSIHVAIMEGAIEGFLAFQRPDWVRQLFVSPSHQGRGLGKALLRLAKLEMPDGFWLRTDAANVTARHFYEGAGLALRDLGVHPVHGQQVATYIWPCPD from the coding sequence ATGTTCGCTATCGAGGACCAGACCATCTCCGCCTTGCACCAACCAGATCCGCACATCCGACCGTACCGACCGGAGGACGCGCCCAGAGTGGCTCAGATCTGGCAGGATAGTTGGAACGCGACAGGGCTCGGCGAGGGTTCGCTCAGCGACTACCAGCAAAGGTTAGCCTCTCAGGGGGTGGCGTGGAGTATCCATGTAGCCATTATGGAGGGCGCTATCGAAGGTTTTCTGGCCTTTCAGCGCCCCGATTGGGTAAGACAGTTGTTCGTCTCACCCTCGCATCAGGGCAGAGGTTTGGGCAAAGCACTCCTGCGCCTTGCCAAGCTGGAAATGCCGGACGGATTCTGGCTGCGCACGGATGCGGCCAACGTCACGGCGCGACATTTCTACGAAGGGGCGGGGCTCGCGCTGCGGGACTTGGGCGTCCACCCCGTACACGGGCAGCAGGTTGCAACCTACATCTGGCCATGCCCCGACTGA
- a CDS encoding DUF2274 domain-containing protein, translated as MTKLKLGPIADEKPVKLTIELPAAAHRDLVAYAEVPSRTTGHAISDPAKLIVPMIERFMATDRAFAKARRNSIQSRAGAPVISG; from the coding sequence GTGACCAAGTTGAAGCTCGGACCGATCGCCGACGAGAAGCCCGTGAAACTCACCATTGAATTACCCGCGGCTGCCCATCGCGACCTAGTCGCTTATGCCGAGGTGCCCAGCCGCACAACCGGCCACGCGATCTCCGACCCAGCCAAACTCATCGTGCCCATGATCGAGCGCTTCATGGCGACCGACCGGGCGTTCGCGAAGGCGCGACGGAACTCCATTCAATCCAGAGCGGGAGCGCCCGTGATATCTGGATAA
- a CDS encoding TetR/AcrR family transcriptional regulator — MRYSPEHKQETKSKIVAAAGRVFREEGYGGGGIEALTKAAGVTNGAFYGHFKSKSEAFRIAVLSGLEELRQGIAALKGNDQTNWLTTFVGFYLGYKRTCDLGESCALPSLSTDVMRADDDTRAAYTAELMRLVDEVAAGLPDNDAPGTPVGSQKDQAIVLLAMLSGGVTLARAVSDRELSDRIARLVAQAALRLTGQKALDSAHSSSADH; from the coding sequence ATGCGTTACAGCCCGGAGCATAAACAGGAGACCAAATCCAAGATCGTGGCGGCGGCGGGCCGGGTTTTCCGGGAGGAGGGCTATGGCGGCGGCGGTATCGAAGCATTGACCAAGGCTGCTGGCGTCACCAACGGCGCCTTCTATGGGCACTTTAAATCCAAGAGCGAAGCCTTCCGCATCGCCGTGCTGTCGGGCTTGGAAGAGTTGCGGCAAGGAATTGCAGCGCTCAAAGGCAACGACCAGACGAACTGGCTGACGACCTTCGTGGGTTTCTATCTTGGTTACAAACGGACCTGCGATCTCGGCGAAAGCTGTGCCTTGCCGAGCCTGTCCACCGATGTGATGCGCGCCGATGACGATACGCGCGCTGCTTATACGGCGGAGTTGATGCGCCTCGTCGACGAGGTCGCCGCAGGTTTGCCGGACAATGATGCCCCAGGCACGCCAGTCGGTTCGCAAAAAGATCAGGCGATCGTGCTGCTCGCCATGCTGAGCGGAGGCGTTACACTTGCCCGAGCCGTATCGGACCGGGAGTTGTCGGACCGCATCGCCCGCCTCGTAGCGCAGGCAGCGTTACGCTTGACCGGTCAGAAAGCGTTGGACAGCGCGCATTCGAGTTCTGCCGATCATTAA
- a CDS encoding YdcH family protein, protein MSLENHLVALEQRHEALEKEIEKALVHPATDELKLAELKRRKLHLKDEIVKLRGESSFPTIH, encoded by the coding sequence ATGTCACTCGAAAATCATTTGGTCGCGCTCGAGCAGCGCCATGAGGCTCTCGAGAAAGAAATCGAGAAGGCTCTGGTTCATCCTGCCACCGACGAGCTGAAATTGGCCGAATTGAAACGCCGGAAACTCCACCTCAAGGACGAAATCGTCAAACTCCGCGGCGAGTCCTCATTCCCAACTATACATTAG
- a CDS encoding LysR family transcriptional regulator — MAHNLFSMAKQSAPTSEINLFEGIPQFLAVARNASFRAAARELGVTPGAISQSIKSLERRLGTPLFIRSTRHVALTDVGSVLADRIGDVRAVVADAIRQVEGLQDEPVGTLRLCIRRLAFGPIVEQALPRFRSAHPNVAIDIEVRDGPIDLIAEGFDAGIRIGEFLEPDMFAVRIGKPFHWVVVASPAYLAKRGTPKVPGDLLEHECIGYRIGSEPMPYQWEFRDRDRDLRVRPPTTLIVNDAGALCALAERGMGLAYTSDRIAEDALREKRLHTVLVDFMPPEDALYLYYPAGSRDQPKVHAFVDAVIASRDL; from the coding sequence ATGGCGCATAACCTGTTTAGCATGGCTAAACAGTCGGCACCAACTTCGGAAATCAATCTATTCGAGGGCATCCCGCAATTCCTCGCGGTCGCCCGCAACGCCAGCTTCCGGGCGGCGGCGCGCGAGCTGGGCGTCACGCCAGGTGCGATAAGCCAGTCGATCAAGTCGCTCGAGCGACGGCTGGGAACGCCGCTCTTCATCCGCAGCACGCGCCACGTTGCGCTGACGGACGTCGGCAGCGTGCTTGCGGATCGCATCGGCGATGTGCGCGCCGTGGTTGCCGACGCTATCCGCCAGGTCGAGGGCTTGCAGGATGAACCCGTGGGAACACTGCGCCTTTGCATACGACGCCTGGCGTTTGGACCGATTGTTGAACAGGCCCTGCCGAGATTTCGGAGCGCGCATCCAAATGTCGCAATCGATATCGAAGTCCGCGACGGGCCGATCGATCTCATTGCCGAAGGGTTCGATGCCGGCATCCGGATTGGAGAATTTCTTGAACCCGACATGTTTGCTGTCCGGATCGGCAAGCCTTTCCACTGGGTTGTCGTCGCCTCTCCCGCCTATCTCGCCAAGCGAGGGACGCCGAAGGTACCGGGCGATCTCCTCGAACATGAATGTATTGGCTACCGCATCGGCAGCGAGCCCATGCCGTACCAATGGGAGTTTCGCGATCGAGATCGCGATCTGCGCGTCCGCCCTCCAACAACCCTGATCGTCAATGACGCTGGCGCGCTCTGCGCTCTTGCGGAGCGAGGCATGGGCCTTGCCTACACTTCGGATCGCATCGCCGAGGACGCGCTTCGCGAGAAGCGCCTTCACACGGTCTTGGTGGATTTTATGCCTCCTGAAGACGCACTCTATCTCTATTATCCCGCCGGAAGCCGCGACCAACCGAAGGTCCACGCGTTTGTCGATGCGGTGATCGCCTCACGCGACCTCTGA
- a CDS encoding MerR family transcriptional regulator: MRLYEAHGLLRAERTPAGWRVYGPDQIARLHQVIALKNFGFPLSRIAELLSGGLPDLATFLELHEQVLRQEAKRVDQALRLLSAARAKLAEHGSISSDDLMNLTKETAMTNKRNDDLAAAYRAVAAKHFSPSDQATLAANGYGGMDKADADWEALHGEATRLMKSGDPSSPEAMDLARRWMGKVFEATGGDPALTRKMRTVARETHEQPAFAAASSSSNDIMDFVGQAYGAAIAEGIMPKPDDAA; the protein is encoded by the coding sequence TTGCGGCTGTACGAGGCGCACGGCTTGCTCCGAGCCGAGCGAACACCAGCCGGCTGGCGGGTCTATGGTCCCGATCAGATCGCGCGTTTGCACCAGGTGATCGCCCTCAAGAACTTCGGCTTTCCGCTCAGCCGGATCGCCGAACTCCTGTCCGGCGGTCTTCCCGACTTGGCGACTTTCCTGGAGCTGCACGAGCAGGTGTTGCGCCAGGAAGCGAAGCGAGTCGACCAGGCACTCCGGCTGCTGTCGGCGGCCCGAGCCAAGCTCGCCGAGCACGGCAGCATTTCCTCGGACGATTTGATGAACCTTACCAAGGAAACCGCGATGACCAACAAGCGCAACGACGATCTGGCCGCCGCCTATCGGGCGGTCGCCGCCAAACACTTTTCCCCGAGCGACCAGGCGACCCTCGCCGCCAACGGCTATGGGGGCATGGACAAGGCCGATGCCGATTGGGAAGCATTGCACGGCGAGGCCACCCGGCTGATGAAGTCCGGCGATCCTTCCTCGCCCGAAGCGATGGACCTTGCCCGGCGCTGGATGGGCAAGGTGTTCGAGGCAACGGGAGGTGACCCTGCGCTGACTCGCAAGATGAGGACCGTGGCGCGCGAGACGCATGAGCAGCCTGCTTTTGCGGCTGCGTCAAGCTCGTCAAATGACATCATGGACTTCGTTGGACAAGCTTACGGCGCGGCCATCGCGGAGGGTATCATGCCAAAACCAGACGACGCAGCCTGA
- a CDS encoding YdcH family protein yields the protein MTDKVSEADRASLQAELEHLRQEHRDLDVAIEALLHLGAADQLQIQRLKKRKLILRDRLFFIEDQLTPDIIA from the coding sequence ATGACGGACAAGGTGAGCGAGGCGGACCGCGCGTCGTTGCAGGCTGAGCTCGAGCATTTGCGTCAGGAACATCGCGATCTTGACGTCGCGATCGAAGCTCTCCTCCATCTTGGCGCGGCCGATCAGCTTCAGATTCAGCGGCTCAAGAAACGCAAGCTTATTCTGCGCGACCGGTTATTCTTTATCGAGGATCAGCTGACGCCGGACATTATCGCCTGA
- a CDS encoding tautomerase family protein: MPITLTVPEGLLSPQAQAEAFSGLTDALLEVSGLTGNAFMTANIVGSINVLPREHILAGGKVAAAAFVELKLPEIALATPEAKSAFIEKATDIVEKAAGGRLKREHIWSNIVYAPEGAWGIAGRSYDNASLVEAIVGGGIAP; encoded by the coding sequence ATGCCCATTACGCTCACCGTGCCCGAAGGGCTGCTATCGCCACAGGCCCAGGCCGAGGCCTTTTCCGGGCTGACAGACGCGCTTCTCGAAGTTTCGGGTCTGACCGGGAATGCCTTCATGACGGCCAACATCGTCGGCTCCATCAACGTGTTGCCTAGGGAACATATACTTGCCGGTGGCAAGGTGGCGGCGGCAGCTTTTGTCGAACTCAAGCTCCCCGAGATCGCGCTGGCGACGCCTGAGGCGAAAAGCGCTTTTATTGAGAAGGCAACGGATATCGTCGAAAAGGCAGCCGGAGGACGGCTGAAGCGTGAACATATCTGGTCGAACATCGTCTACGCTCCCGAAGGAGCTTGGGGCATCGCCGGCCGCAGCTACGACAATGCCAGCTTGGTCGAGGCCATAGTGGGCGGCGGCATCGCCCCGTAG
- a CDS encoding conjugal transfer protein TraD, with protein MRTWQVERRKRTRHLIELGGLVVKSGVADLTGDDRTMIYGALLWVADKLRSDQAEHALALWTAKGKQAFAMERTAYASTISQETPQDRA; from the coding sequence ATGCGCACCTGGCAGGTCGAACGTCGCAAGCGGACGCGGCATCTGATCGAACTCGGTGGCCTTGTCGTCAAGTCCGGGGTCGCGGACCTGACGGGCGACGACCGCACCATGATCTACGGCGCGTTGCTCTGGGTGGCCGACAAGCTCCGAAGCGATCAGGCTGAACACGCGCTGGCGCTCTGGACCGCGAAGGGAAAGCAAGCGTTTGCTATGGAGAGGACGGCATATGCCTCCACGATCTCGCAGGAAACGCCGCAAGATCGGGCGTGA
- a CDS encoding LysR family transcriptional regulator, with amino-acid sequence MDGMNGIAIFVRTAERLSFAEAGRDLGLSPSAVGKSVARLEETLGVRLFHRTTRRVSLTEEGALLHERYRRILDDLREAEDMVARAATGPRGTLRISLPTIGYRFLLPVLPEFLDLYPEIDLDLDFNDHLVDLIDAGLDAAIRSGTLVDSSLMSRRLGAFRFVLCAAPAYLDRKGVPLRPADLKMHDALRFRFPTTGKLQEWVLLDDQTPLCGRTALTCNNMEAMRAAALVALGIAYMPDFLAHEALKNGSLITVLDDFLVDPGQFSILWPSNRHLSPRLKVFVDFVGRKLFQGP; translated from the coding sequence ATGGATGGGATGAACGGAATCGCGATTTTCGTACGGACGGCGGAACGGTTGAGTTTCGCCGAAGCGGGACGCGACCTCGGATTGTCACCGTCAGCGGTGGGCAAAAGTGTCGCCAGGCTCGAAGAGACGCTCGGCGTGAGATTGTTCCACCGCACGACGCGCCGCGTCTCGCTGACCGAAGAAGGTGCGCTGCTTCACGAGCGATACCGCCGCATCCTGGACGATCTGCGCGAGGCTGAAGACATGGTCGCGCGCGCCGCCACGGGACCGCGCGGTACGCTCCGCATCAGCCTGCCGACGATCGGCTACCGTTTCCTTCTGCCCGTCCTGCCGGAATTCCTCGATCTCTACCCGGAGATCGATCTGGATCTCGACTTCAACGACCACCTCGTCGATCTCATCGATGCCGGACTCGACGCGGCGATCAGGAGCGGGACTCTCGTCGATTCCAGCCTGATGTCGCGTCGGCTGGGGGCATTTCGTTTCGTGCTCTGTGCCGCACCCGCCTATCTGGATCGCAAGGGCGTGCCCTTGCGGCCAGCCGATCTCAAGATGCACGACGCCCTCCGCTTTCGTTTCCCGACGACGGGCAAGCTGCAAGAATGGGTACTGTTAGACGATCAGACGCCGCTCTGCGGGCGCACGGCGCTCACCTGCAACAACATGGAAGCGATGCGCGCCGCTGCGCTCGTCGCGCTCGGCATCGCCTACATGCCTGACTTCCTGGCGCACGAAGCGCTGAAGAATGGAAGCCTCATCACTGTGCTGGACGACTTCCTCGTCGATCCCGGCCAGTTCTCGATACTGTGGCCGTCGAACCGCCACCTCTCACCGCGATTGAAGGTCTTTGTTGATTTCGTTGGTCGAAAGCTTTTCCAAGGGCCTTGA
- a CDS encoding carboxymuconolactone decarboxylase family protein: MAEQRQQLRERVRTIVPTLVHYTDTVLLGEVWERAELSKRDRSLITIAALVATYRPEALADHLVLGRSNGVTYAEISELITHVAFYAGWPASMAAARVALETLGEPAKLK; this comes from the coding sequence ATGGCAGAACAACGACAGCAATTGCGTGAGCGGGTGCGGACAATCGTGCCGACGCTCGTCCACTACACCGACACCGTCTTGCTGGGCGAAGTATGGGAACGCGCGGAGCTATCGAAACGTGATCGGAGCCTGATTACGATCGCGGCGCTGGTCGCAACCTACCGACCCGAAGCGCTGGCCGATCATCTCGTGCTGGGGCGCTCGAACGGTGTCACCTACGCAGAAATCAGCGAACTGATCACCCACGTCGCGTTCTACGCCGGCTGGCCTGCATCGATGGCGGCCGCACGCGTTGCGCTCGAAACCTTGGGCGAACCGGCGAAGCTGAAATAG